GGCCCCGGAGAGACCCTGATGAATCCCTTAAAACGGTTGCGATCCGGGGTGGGTGGGGTGCGTGGCAAGGCAAAGCCACCAACAGCCTCTATGCCGTGCTTCGGGCCGAAGTGGGGGCGAGGGTGACAGGAAGAGCGTAGGGATGGGTACAAGTCTAACTCCCCGGCCTCTCGAAAGGAAGACACCCgggtgggagaggaagaagcGTAGGAGAAAAGGGTGGGTGCGGGGCAGGGTCCGGAGCCCAGCAGAGGAGGAGCCGGGGCCTAGTCGGCGCTATGCCGGCGTCACTAGGGCAAAGAAAGgcaagggggagggggaaggaggagagtcCGGCTGACGCCGGGCTTCTTTCAGTGTCTGCCCAAAGGTGCggccagggaagggaaggaaatgaagaaagacaAGCTTGAAGTGTGTTGCTGTCCTCGCAGCGAGAGCTATTCTGTGTCGCCCCTGACGCCACCGTACACTCCGCCTTCCAGCGCGCTCCCGCGCGAAGCCGCCCAGCCACCTCCACCACGCGCCGTGCTGCCCGAGGCTCCGGCTTAGGCGCGAGGACGCGcccattccccctcccccttAAGCAGGCGAGGCTCCGGCTTCTCCAGCCTTCCCACCCTACTCCACCCAACCCAACCGGCTGGCCACTCAAGCCACTCAGGACCCGTATTTCCCCTCTTATCCAGCCGGCCACTGGGccggcctcccttcccttcccctagTGGTCCACACCCACGCGTACAGAGGGGCCGGGGCCTCCCTCAAGCTGCGGCCTCGGCCTCCTCCCCGCGCGGCAGCTGGTGCCTCCCCGGCCCTACGGGGCTCACGCGCACGACACAGCCACAAGATGTCCGCTCTGACGGAACTACTGCCAGCTGCCACGCTccgcccctccccctcctcctgcctcttcaCCGCCGCGTATCAGTCCGCCAACGCCGCCGTCGCGAGCACAGGGCGAATGTGAGGGTGAAGGAAGACGGTTTACTTCCCACGTCTAGAGCCGAGCCAAGTCGTGCCAcccacttttccttctttttggaaCAGCACCTTCTTACTAAACCGACTGGAGGTTGGACTGGGAGGGCAGGGGACGGAGGTGGGTCATGGGTTTGGGGGGAGGGTAGGCGAGTGGCGGAACCCCTTAGACCCAGAGAAGCATCGAGAACCGGAAGGAGACCATGGGAGGAAGGTAATAGAAGCGGCAGCTGCGCGGTCGAGCCCCATGCCCCTCCCAACAAGCGTCCCCCAGTTTCCTCACTTGGTGTTGAGACGAATCTCGCGAGAACCTCGTGGCTGGCTAAGCGGAGCAGTAGCGCTGCAATGACTTAAGCGCAGTTTTGTGCTGTCTTCCGGACGGAGGCCCGCCTCCAAATCCACGGATTCTCGCGAGATGCAGTGAGACACCGGCTAGAACTGGGGCGGGTCTT
This Nycticebus coucang isolate mNycCou1 chromosome 1, mNycCou1.pri, whole genome shotgun sequence DNA region includes the following protein-coding sequences:
- the LOC128590147 gene encoding uncharacterized protein LOC128590147, producing the protein MKKDKLEVCCCPRSESYSVSPLTPPYTPPSSALPREAAQPPPPRAVLPERGRGLPQAAASASSPRGSWCLPGPTGLTRTTQPQDVRSDGTTASCHAPPLPLLLPLHRRVSVRQRRRREHRANVRVKEDGLLPTSRAEPSRATHFSFFLEQHLLTKPTGGWTGRAGDGGGSWVWGEGRRVAEPLRPREASRTGRRPWEEEAKVQGCGKLSCLLKGNSISKELHEAKPQRSQFVLTTFSMKAYWNINSGLTEHSKVWSPTPGPWTSTREWPIENRAAQQEDVHEDMLCILLLSTTTIAAEVNCIGHFVLVRAWMGHLL